The genomic window CAAATTAAGTATATATTTCTTATGTATGATTTTTGTTGTAAAAACTTATTTTAATGTTATTTTTATAAGCGTTTTCCTTAGTTTTTATAACCTTTTATTGAGATTTTGTTTGTTGATATTAAATATTTTGTTTTATTATTTATTTTCCAAATAAAATAATAATTAAATTGTCGTTGCTTGTCATTAAAAATTATTTAAACCTTTTCCTGCATAACAAAACTACTTTATGCGTCCGTATTAAATACCGTGATATTCCTGAAATTGATATTTATTTTTTTAAACTAAAAATCCCTCTACCAATACTTAACACTTACAATTCTTTTTATCTGGTGTTTTTAAGAGATTACTTAAATTCAAAAGTAAATCCTGATTCTGAAGATAAATACTATACTGACACCGCAATTGATTTAGAAGACTTAGAATAATTAAAAATGGATAAATTTAGCAAATTTTTAAGAAAAATGAAAGAAAAGGAATAATAAAAAATGGAAAATCTTGCAAAAATGGCCGACTTTCTCGCCCAAATGCTTTATAAGGTCTTGACTTAATTTGAAGTTTAGAAGTACCAGGAACGAAAATTCAATTAATATTTCCTTTATTCTTAACACTGGCTGTAGAATTTCTTATGGCAATTATTCTTGGATTTGGTAGTCAAGTCAACAAGTTAATTTAGAAAAACAACGCCAATACGCGGTTAAAAATAAGGGGCGTTTAAGTGCATGAGGAAAAGCTAAAAAAACAAAGCAAGGTAACTAACAATGTTTAAACTAATTATTATTTTTATCTTAATAACTGTTCTTGGATTATTAGCTGGTAGTCATTTTGAAACTTTAACAAATTATATTAGAGAAGGCCTTGCCAATTTCCAAAGATTTATTACTAGTAATTTAACAATTTTAGAATTATTTAAACCAATGGCCTGAACGTTTTCGCAACACCCAATTTTTACCATTCTTGGCGTTACTTGTGTACTTATTGCCTTATTTATTGTAATTAAAGGTAGGTAAAAAAATGGAAAAATGAACTAAAAAACAAGAATTAGAAATAGAGAATGACAAATTAAAAATTGCTAATGTCATATTAGAAAATAGTGTTAATGCTCTTAAATATATAATATGGATAGGTTACAATAAGTTGGACCATATTTATGTGGACTTTCAAATAAAATAAAATTATTAAGAAAGTAGGAATATAAAAATAGGCAAAAATTCATATACAGATACAGATGAATTTAAAAAATAAATTTTCATGCTTTATCAAAACGGGAAAAGCATTATTGAAATTATTAATGAATATGGTATTTCAAAATCTTCTATTTATAATTGAATAAAATCATTCGATAATTCTGGTTCATTTAAAGCAAAAGACAATCGCACACTAGAAGAAAATGAAATAATAACTTTACGAAAAGAACTTAAAGACTTAAAAATGGAAAATGACATTTTAAAGCAAGCCGCACTGATAATGGCCAAAAAATAACAATAATTAATAACAACAAAAACAAATATTCAGTGAGGAAAATATGTAAGATTTTGAGTTTATCAAAATCAACGTATTATTATCAAACTAATAAATGCACTAACAAGCAAGTTAATAATTATGAACAAGAAGTTATCAGTGCGTTTAATAAAAAGTCACAAAATTTATGGGGCCCGTAAAATTAAAGCTGTTTTAATAAGAAAAGATATCATCTTATCGCGACGAAAAATCAAATGCATTATGATCAAAAATAATTTGGTTTCTAAATAAACCAAATTAAAATATCGTAATCACAAAACAACAACTAATAATGCCCAAATTAGTAATGTTTTAAATCATGAATTTAATGACAAAAAACTTAATGAAGTTGTTGTTAGTGATTTAACATATGTGCAAGTTGGAGGAAAATGACATTATATTTGTTTATTAATTGACTTGTTTAATCGCGAAATAATTGGATATAGTGCTGGGGCAAACAAAACCGCTGAACTAGTTCAACAAGCTTTTCATAAAATAACACGACTATTAAAGCAAATAACTTTATTTCATACCGATTGTGTGTGGTAATGAGTTCAAAAATAAAATCATTGATGAAATTTTAATAATCTTTAATATTAAAAGATCATTAAGCAATAAAGGTTGTTCTTGTGATAATGCTGTGGCTGAAAAAACTTACAAAACCTTTAAAACGGAATTTATTAAGGATAAAAAATTTGAAAATTTAACACAATTAAAATGCGAACTATTTGATTTTGTTAATTGATACAACAATATTCGAATTCACGGCAGCTTAAATTATTTAACACCCGTTGAATTTAGAAAATGGCGGTCTACATAAAAAATGTCCTAAAAAGGGTTGCCGTTCCATCCTAAAAAATTAAAAAAGCAAACCCATTGAAAGCCTAAACAATATCTCGTCTTTTAATAACTAAAACCGAACCTAAATTTAATAGCATTGCTAATATTCCATAACCAATTGCCATTGCCGTTGAATTTAAAATATGATTAATCTTTTGAACTTCAATCTGTCCTTCATCATTTGTTATGATTTCAAAATCACGATATGAATTTAAATAATTTTTTTGTTTATCAAAATCAATATATGAATTACCTGTGGAATTAAAAAAGAAATCATTAAATCCTAAAAATGTTGTTCACATTTGATTTCAATGTTCAAAAAGATTAGCAAAACTAATAATGCGATATGTTTTTATTAATGATTGATAATCATACCAATTTTTACTTATTGATAATGATTGATTGGCTAATAATTTCAAATAACGAGCTTTCACTAAAATATTATTATCCAATTCTTGAATTGCAAAATATACCTTATTACTAAATAAATCATTATATTTTTCAGATAACTTCTCATCAAATTCATAATTATAATTCTCTCTAAAAACAGTAAATGGACTTCAATCAGACATTTTTTTGTCTTTAACTTCAATATATGTTTTACTAGTAGTTGAATCATTTTTATTAATATTTACTTCCATTAATGAAACATTTTTATCTTTATTTAGCTCAACAACTTGTGGTGATAAATCATTATTAATAAGTTGTATTAGTTCATGTTGATATTCATTACTAGCATCTAATTGTTCTAATGTTTTAAAGTATGTTTTGAATTGAATATGCAATTTAACATCTTTATCTTTTAAGTCCTTTGTAAGATCTCCTGTTCATTGTTTAACACTACCGTCAGCAGTGAATGTCTTAATTTCATCAGTATATAAATCAAATTTTTTATACATTGCTATTCTTTGATCATTAATTGTCATTAATTTTGATGATGTAAGTTGTTCATAATCATACTCATTATAAAAATTAAAAATCTCAGTTACTAATTTAGAGTATTTAATTTTAATATTAGTTTTTTTATTTTCAGGTTTTTTGATAGCATCATTAAATAACATTATTTCTTTAATACTATTAATATCAAAAGTATCCTTACCAATATTAACTGTTTGTTTATTACTAATTTCTTTAATTAAGGAATATGGTAATCCACCTAATAAAAACATACTGCTAAAAACAACTAATATTAAAAAAACAATATTTGATGAAAATATTAAAGCTGTTAATATTGAACCTGATAACACAACAAAACTAAGAAACAATGAAAAAAGCATTAATTTTGTCATCATATTTAAAAGTAAAATAAATTGATTGTGTTTATTACTAATAATACCAATAACATAACCTAATAAAATAGTTATTCCTAAATTAATCACAATAAATAAAAAAACTACAAATAATAAAGTTAGATATTTAGAAAATAATATTTTAAATCGTGAATAAGGTTTAGAAATTAATAATAAAAATGTTCCATCAGTTATTTCTTCACTAATAATTCGAACAACATTTAAAACAATAAAAAGAAATAATAATAAATTTAAAAATATTAAAATAATATATTGAAAATTTACTAAAAAACTATCATTATCATTTTCTGACTGAATAAAAAGAACTATTGTTGTTATTAAAAGACTTAATGAAGCAATAATTTCAATTATTAATGTTAGCAAGGAAACTAATATTTTTCTTAAAGCAAAATTAAAAATTGGTAAAAAACTATTTCTTGATAAAAATTTCATATTTTATTCCTTTCTTACAAATTAAATTTTTCACTATTTAAAGTATTATAAAAGAAATCTAAATCAATCGTATATGGTTCAATTCGATAAATAATTAGATTATATTCAAACGCGTAAAGAAAGATTTTATTAATTTCTAACGAATTTTTTAATTTAAAGAAAAGGTCATTAGTTGCTTCTCTAACAAAATAGTCAATATCATTATCTTTAAAAAATTCCACCATCGCTTCATTATCCTCGCATTCAATAACAAATGAATTTGTTAATTGAAAACCACTAATTGGACCACTATATAACAAATTACCTAGATAAATAATTGAACATTCATCAATAACATCCTTGACTTCATTTAATAAATGAGTTGAAAAAAAAACCGTCTTACCTTGATTGACTAGTGTTCTTAAATAACCTAAAATTTGTTTTCTTGTTGTTGTATCTAAATTTGCTTCAGGTTCATCTAAAATTAAAATATCTGGATTATGAATAATTCCCTGAATTAACATTACTTTCTTTTTCATGCCGCTAGAAAAAGAATTCATATTTTTATTACGAAATTCTCAAATATTAAATTCTTCCATTAATGATTGTAATCTTTGTTTAATCTGTTTATTTTTTAAACCATTCATTTTAGCTAGTGATTTTAAAAAACGATAAGTTGTAATATTACGAGGAAATTTAGTAAACTCTGGAACATACCCAATAGCTTGTTTTGCTAATGAGTTTTTAGCATTTTGACCATTTATATAAATTTTACCCTCATCATAATTAATGCCACCAACTAATGATTTAATCGTAATTGTTTTCCCGCTACCACTAGCACCGATAATAGCATGCATCTTTCCACTAGTAACTTTAAGTGAAATTTTATTAAGTTTAAAATTCCGATAATTTTTTATTAATTGTTCAATAATAATTGAAAATTTCATTTTTTTCTCCTTATTTATAAAAAGTATTTAACTTTGCTAATAATTTTAATGAATCTTGATAACTTTTGCAAATTTAATATTTAATTTCAGCTTATTAGATAGTAAAAAACATCATTAATTAAAATGATGTTCTTCTGTAACATACTTAAATTCAGTATTAAATATTGTAAGGATTAATCTTAATGTTTAAAGTTTGTTCTAATTTTTTAATATTAATTAATTCTTTTTTATTATTTACTAATGTAATTGCAATTCCGGTTTCGCCAGCCCGTCCTGTTCTTCCAATACGATGCACATAACTTTCTTGTTCACAAGGTAAATCATAATTAAAAATATAATCAATCCCATCAACATCAATTCCCCGCGCCGCTACATCAGTAGCAATTAACACTTGAACTTTATTAGTTCTAAAAGCATTCATTGCTTTATTTCTTTCACTTTGTCGCTTATCACCATTAATAACGGCTGACTTAATACCATTTTCTCATAATATTTTAGAAATTATTTCAGTATATGCTTTGGTATTAGAAAAAACAATACTTAAATTTGGTTGAATTTTCAAAAATAAATTCACTAACACTTGATTTTTACTTGTATTTCTTGTATTAATAAAATATTGTTTAATATTATTTAATTCAGCAGCATTTCTTTTAATACTTATTTTAACCGGACTATTTTGATAGTTATTAGCAATTTCTAAAACAGCACGATTCATTGTTGCTGAAAACAATAATGTTTGATACATTGATGTAATGCTAGTAAATATTTTATCAATATCTTGTTTGAATCCCATTTTTAACATTTCATCAGCTTCATCTAAAACTACAGTTTGAATATCATTCAATCTTAAAGTTCTGCGTTGAATATGATCAACAATTCTTCCTGGTGTCCCGACAACAATATTACTATTTTTTAAGCTATAAATTTGTCTTCGTAAATCAGAACCACCAAATAATGCTGTCGCATTAACTCCTTCTAAATAAAAAGCATATTTTCTTACTTGATCTAAAATTTGTAATGCCAACTCTCTTGTTGGACAAACAATCATTGCTTGTACTCTTCGTAGTTTAACATCTAAATTATTTAAGATTGGTAATACGAAAGCAGCGGTTTTTCCTGTTCCTGTATGACTTTTTCCAATAATATCATAATTTTTTAATACTAAAGGAATTGTTTTCTTTTGAATTTCAGTAGGGTTAACATAGCCTATCTTTGAAATTGCTCGCTTTAAATTATTATTTAAATTTAAGTCATTAAAATTTATATTATTGTCATTATCATCCTTTAAATTTAGCTCTTTAAAATTCATATTTTTTCCTCCTTGAATATAGTTGCATAAATAAATGGTGTTATGACATTTTTTATTGTCAATTCATCACATATCGGTACCTATAAAGCAAGTGAATTGTAATGTACAGTATTTTTATTTAACAACCTAATCATTATAAACTATTTTATCCAATACTACAACTATAAGGTCGTATAAGAACGCATAAAGTTTTGTTAGGTAGGAAAAATATTTGAATAAGAATTAAGACAGTCAGCAATGATTTTCTTTTCATTTTATAAGACGTTAAAATTTGTTCTTTGAAAATTAAATACAAGTGAATTAATAATGTTGGTATGTATTAAAGCACGATAAATTGTGGGTGGTCGCCATAACCAAAAGAAGTTTACCAGTTAATAGATAACATCCTATTAGCTAGCTATAGCAATTTGTTTCGTTTTGCAATAAAAAAATGAATGGGGTGGATTTCCTAAAAATATACACGCTATTAAATTAGTTCCAAGGGTAGATGGTAGGATGCGGATGCTAAAGTGTAGAAATTTCTATATAAGGGGGTATGCTAAGTTTAAAATTATCAAAATCTTTATCTAATTAAAAAAACAAAATTTACTAACAAAGCTTGTTAAACACTTAAATCTGCGATATATAAGTGTTTAAAAAACTAAGTTAACTAACAACTTAGTTAATATAACTTAGTTTATTTATAAGAAAGGTAATTTATTATGAAAAACATTGAAAACATTTTCTTAAATACTAAAAAATATCTCTTAAAAGAAACACAAAACGCAATATTTATTAAAGCGCCAAAAATTCCGTGATTTAATGAACAAATCGGTGTTTGGTTTCCAAAACGATTTGTTTATAAAGGAAAATATTAAAATTCTATTTGCATCGGAATAATAAAAGATAATAAATATCAAGTAATTTCAATTAATCAAAAAGAAAATGAAACCAAATTAATTAAGGGACAAGAATTATTAGGTTTTTTCATTGCCGAAAAAGAAAACAACGAAAAAGATATAAATTATAACTATTTTAAAGGAGTTTAAAAATGAATATTGCGATTGGAATAATATTTATTATCATTTGCATAATGCTATTGGCATATTTTGCTTATAAAATTTATGCCAAAATAAAAATGCGAATTAAATATAAAAATGCCATTAAAAATAATACTGGTAATTTCACAAAAGACGAAAAGGTATTTATTGCCCGCTTTAAAAAATGAGTTAAAACTCCTAATTCAAAAGAAAATAATGAAAATAAAAAATAATGTTTTGAGAAATTATTATGGAATTCTTAAAACTGTTTGTTCCGATAGAAAAAATGCCTACACAAGTTGCGTTTATTGCCGGTTTAATTATTATCATTACTTTTCTTTTCACGCTAATTTCAATTATGTATTTACCGATAAAAATGATTTTTGGGAGATAAAAAATGACAGCAAATTTAAAAGAATTTAATTGAGAACAAATTAAACAAACTTTCTGAGATTTATTTATTCAAATTATAACTATTCCAGCTCATATTAGTGGTGGTAAAGAAATTGATTTAACCAAAGCACCACTTTGACTTTTAATAGCAAACATCGCTTTTTGATTTTTAACAGCGATTATGGTGTGATTTATTCTAATGCTCCTTTGAAAAACCATATCAGTATTTAGATAGGGAAAAAATATAATCGTGTTAAGGTTAATCGTATTTTAACAAATTTAAAAAAACTTTGAATATAAATGATGAATGTTTTAAAAAAGAAAGGGGGTGATTATATGATTGGAACTTTCTTAGCTACTACTACGTCCAGTAATAGTAGAAAAAATAACAGCTCGTGACGCAATGACTAAATTATGAAATGCGATTATAACAACATTTACTAAAATGTGAGAAATTATTGCTGTTAATATGCCACAAGTTGGTAACTTCTTTGCTGATTACTGAATCTTCATTTTTCCATTTATTTTGGCAATATTCTTTATTTGTTTTAAAATGTTTGAAAAATTACTTGGCGTAGTCCGCTAACAAAAAAATAAAGTGAGGCGCAAGATAAAATTTTGCAAATGAATAATAGAAAAAAATAACCATTTTATTGAATTAAATCACACCTCATTTTTAATTTTATGACATTGCGGAGCAATTTGATATATTTACAATGGTTATTTTAAAAACATTGTAAGCTATTTATTTTTAGCAGGTTGTATTTTAATTTTCTTTTTTAAAATCTGTAATTTAATAAAAATTAACAAAGTTATTAATTTCTTAAAAAATTCACCATTAAATATTGTGATTGGTTCATTGGGAACTGGAAAAACCGCTTTTCTAGTATACGCCTCAAAATTACTAAAAAAGAAGAAATATCATATCGCACCAACCTTCCCATTACTAGAAACCCAAAAATTAAGTTTAGGACATATGGGATTATTAGATTTTGATTATCCGGTATTGCCCAGACAAAACCTTACTTTTGTGAGATGAAATCAACTTATTTTTAGAAGGAACTGACTATAAAGAAAATGATAGGGTAAACTCAAGGTTTACAAGAATATTTTGCTTCGGCTCGACAATTTACCCATATCGTATTAGCGAGCGGACAACGAGCTGAACATATATGAGTTAAAGTTCGTGATATTGCCAATAATGTGATTGTCGGCATTCGTAAAAAACCCGTTAATATTTTTCGCCCCTACTTAAAAATTGTCTATGGTGCCTTTACAAGCATTGAAGAATATGAACGCTGACGAAACACCTTAATTGATGCTAAAAATAGTAAAAAGGTCGTCGCATTAAATACCGTGATATTCCCGAACTTGATATTTATTTTTTTAAACTAAAAATTCCTTTACCAATACTTAACACTTACAATTCTTTTTACCTAGCATTTTTAAGAGATTACTTAAATTCAAAAGTAAATCCTGACTATGAAGACAAATACTATACTGACACCGCAATTGATTTAGAAGACTTAGAATACTTAAAAATGGATAAATTTAGCAAATTTTTAAGAAAGAAGGAATATAAAAATGAAAAATCTTGCAAAAATGGCCGACTTTCTTGCCCAAATGCTTTATAAGGTCTTGACTTAATTTGAAGTTTAGAAATACCAGGAACGAAAATTCAATTAATATTTCCTTTATTCTTAACACTGGCTGCAGAATTTCTTATGGCAATTATTCTTGGATTTGGTAGTCAAGTCAACAAGTTAATTTAGAAAAACAACGCCAATATGCGGTTAAAAATAAGGGGCGTTTAAGTGCATGAGGAAAAGCTAAAAAACAAATAAAACCAATAAAAACAAAGCAAGGTAACTAACAATGTTTAAACTAATTATTATTTTTATCTTAATAACTGTTCTTGGATTATTAGCTGGTAGTCATTTTGAAACTTTAACAAATTATATTAGAGAAGGCCTTGCCAATTTCCAAAGATTTATTACTAGCAATTTAACAATTTTAGAACTATTTAAACCAATGGCTCGGACATTTTCGCAACATCCAATTTTTACCATTCTTGGTGTCACTTGTGTATTTATTACTTTATTTATTGTGATTAAAGGTAGGTAAAAAATGGAAAAATGAACTAAAAAACAAGAATTAGAAATAGAGAATGACAAACTAAAAATTGCTAATGTCATATTAGAAAATAGTGTTAATACTCTTAAATACATAATAATGGAAAAAAATAAAGAAATTTTAGAACTAGAAAAGTGAAATACTATTCATATTAATCAAAAATCAGACTTAATAATTGAAAACCAAAAATTAAAAAATTTTAAACACGAAAGGAGAATAAAAATGAAAAAACTTTTGGCAAAATTATTTAAAAAAGATAATTCAAAAGAAAAACTGCCATTAAAATTAAGAAGTAAAATTTCTTTTAAAAAGCAGTGGTTAAAAATAGTATTAAGTATCATTTTCATCTTTATAAGTTTATTAATTTGTGCATTAACAGTAATTGATACTAAATGAATAACCGGAACAAGTGATGAATTTAATAATTTTATGAATAAAGAAATGGTTGAATTCTTTGGCAAGTTCAATAGTGGTATTATGCTCGCAGGAATATTTGTTTTTTGATGAGGCGGAGCAATATATTTTGCAATTAAATTTGAAAAATTAATCCGCTTGATTATTCAAAAAATTAAAGCAAAAAGAGCCTTGAAAAATGAAATCAAACAAACTCATTAATTCTTTAAAAAAATATTGATGGAGAATCTTACCTTACATTTTTATGATTACTATCTTTTTCATTCCATTTTTAAAATTAGAAATTAATGATTTGGAATTATTATATGAAAAATTTGAAGCATTAATTTCACTTATGATACTAGGATATTTAGATATATGCATTACATACAATAGCGATAATTATAAATTGTAGCATTGAGCGGCTTATTAAAAAAATTAAAGAAAAAAGAACAATGAAAAATAAAATATTTTAAAAAGGAATGATAAAAATGTTTATGAAAATATTTACCGTGTTAATTATTGGTTTCAATAACATTTTTGCCATTCTCCAAAACATTAACAATGACGAAATAACAACACAATCACTAATTAGAAATAAAAGGCAAAATAATGAATCATACGAATTAAACTTAAAAAAATCAAAATTAACACTTAAATCATCAAAAGATGACAACAGCAAGAGCAAGTGAAATCAAAAATGAGAAATAAAAGTTAATGTAGAAAATAAATTTATGCCCAAAAACTTGCCTCCACGAATGAAACTCAATGATTGAGAATTTTATGTTGACAAAAATGACAAAATTACATTACCAATATTAAAATCATTAGAATATGATTTAAATTGAGAAAAAAACAGTGAACCAAGATATTGAGAAAATAAAGATTTTTTATCATATCAAAATAAAAAATTAAAAAACATAAAAATGAAAATACAAGAATGAGATAAAAATGAAAGATATGCCAAATGAAAAATATTAGAATTTAAAACTGAATTTAAAAAATAATTAAACTGTTAAAATCACTACCCCAAAATGTAGCTTTCTATGACGATAATGCTCTTAAACAACTTTTTCATTTTTTCTATTTTGACAAAATAAAAACCAGTAATTTTAGTTAATTACTGGTTTGAATATTTTTTATTTTTACAAGAAATTTAAACTTGTTGTGCTTGTTTCAATTAAAGTTATTGTTCTAAAATAGCTAATATCGTTTTTATAAAACCTTATACTATAGTAGTAACTGTATTTGTTCTTACTGAGCCTTCTCTTTCTGATGAGAAAAATGCTTTCCCATTAAATATTATGTTATCATTGTTTTTATCTATAGTAATTTCATTGGGTAATAAACCATGATTTTGTAAAATTTGCATTGCTTCTGTAATTGATAATATAAATATTTGTTCTTCGTTATTAGCATCAATTATTTTGGCACTAATTGTTCCATTAATTTTTTGTTTTAAATTTAACGTAATTTCAGATTTAATTATTCTTATAGAATAATTAATTTGTAATTTTTCATTGGGGCTAAGTTCAAATTTATCATCGTGTTCCTTAAAAATACTTAAAATCATTTCTTGTTTTTGTTTATTTATGTTTGATAAATCAAATTCATTTGATAATACATTAATGATTTCAGAATTTTTATTATTTATATTTGTAAAATCTGTTAATTTCATTTCATCATCAGAATTTATGTTTCAACCATTTAATTTATTTTCTTGTTTTGTTTTAGTTAATCCTGTTGTAATTTGAAATACTAATTTTGGTTTTGAATTATATTCACAAGCGGGTACATTAAATAATCTTGTATTTGGAGTTTTATTGATAATTTCTCTATCAGAACATACATTTTTAGGAACATTAGA from Spiroplasma endosymbiont of Agriotes lineatus includes these protein-coding regions:
- a CDS encoding DEAD/DEAH box helicase, with product MNFKELNLKDDNDNNINFNDLNLNNNLKRAISKIGYVNPTEIQKKTIPLVLKNYDIIGKSHTGTGKTAAFVLPILNNLDVKLRRVQAMIVCPTRELALQILDQVRKYAFYLEGVNATALFGGSDLRRQIYSLKNSNIVVGTPGRIVDHIQRRTLRLNDIQTVVLDEADEMLKMGFKQDIDKIFTSITSMYQTLLFSATMNRAVLEIANNYQNSPVKISIKRNAAELNNIKQYFINTRNTSKNQVLVNLFLKIQPNLSIVFSNTKAYTEIISKILWENGIKSAVINGDKRQSERNKAMNAFRTNKVQVLIATDVAARGIDVDGIDYIFNYDLPCEQESYVHRIGRTGRAGETGIAITLVNNKKELINIKKLEQTLNIKINPYNI
- a CDS encoding ABC transporter ATP-binding protein, with translation MKFSIIIEQLIKNYRNFKLNKISLKVTSGKMHAIIGASGSGKTITIKSLVGGINYDEGKIYINGQNAKNSLAKQAIGYVPEFTKFPRNITTYRFLKSLAKMNGLKNKQIKQRLQSLMEEFNIWEFRNKNMNSFSSGMKKKVMLIQGIIHNPDILILDEPEANLDTTTRKQILGYLRTLVNQGKTVFFSTHLLNEVKDVIDECSIIYLGNLLYSGPISGFQLTNSFVIECEDNEAMVEFFKDNDIDYFVREATNDLFFKLKNSLEINKIFLYAFEYNLIIYRIEPYTIDLDFFYNTLNSEKFNL
- a CDS encoding ABC transporter permease; the encoded protein is MKFLSRNSFLPIFNFALRKILVSLLTLIIEIIASLSLLITTIVLFIQSENDNDSFLVNFQYIILIFLNLLLFLFIVLNVVRIISEEITDGTFLLLISKPYSRFKILFSKYLTLLFVVFLFIVINLGITILLGYVIGIISNKHNQFILLLNMMTKLMLFSLFLSFVVLSGSILTALIFSSNIVFLILVVFSSMFLLGGLPYSLIKEISNKQTVNIGKDTFDINSIKEIMLFNDAIKKPENKKTNIKIKYSKLVTEIFNFYNEYDYEQLTSSKLMTINDQRIAMYKKFDLYTDEIKTFTADGSVKQWTGDLTKDLKDKDVKLHIQFKTYFKTLEQLDASNEYQHELIQLINNDLSPQVVELNKDKNVSLMEVNINKNDSTTSKTYIEVKDKKMSDWSPFTVFRENYNYEFDEKLSEKYNDLFSNKVYFAIQELDNNILVKARYLKLLANQSLSISKNWYDYQSLIKTYRIISFANLFEHWNQMWTTFLGFNDFFFNSTGNSYIDFDKQKNYLNSYRDFEIITNDEGQIEVQKINHILNSTAMAIGYGILAMLLNLGSVLVIKRRDIV